Proteins encoded within one genomic window of candidate division WOR-3 bacterium:
- the gatA gene encoding Asp-tRNA(Asn)/Glu-tRNA(Gln) amidotransferase subunit GatA, with translation MPGHFFSISELHRKYLAGELSPTEVVNEHLRVIRENQPILNTFISILDEYALQRARELEGYLQKYRKEGVLPRLFGVPVGIKDNINVKGVGTTCASRILSGYISLYNATVVDRLLRDGAIVMGKLNMDEFAMGALGTYSFYGPTKNPVNPEYLAGGSSSGSAASVSAGEVVVSLGSDTGGSIRLPASFCGVFGLKPTYGTVSRYGLVAFASSLDQIGPIARNVDDLARAYVSISGFDPKDSTSLSVEAPSLESLLREINPSEIVLGYPDLVKKARMDEEVRDNFFKLVEVLSKVGFKVVEVPLPHLKYSVEVYQIIATSEASSNLARFDGIRYGYRKKAEDLEDLYNSTRSSGFGAEVKRRIAIGTFALSHGYYDAYYLKALKVRRLIKNDLDEAFKKVNLIILPVSPFPAPKVDEIKDPVELYYLDLFSIHANLAGIPSMAIPWGRTKNNLPLGFQVEGQVLSEPLLFNFAYYFEKNFI, from the coding sequence ATGCCAGGGCATTTTTTCTCAATTTCTGAGTTACACAGAAAGTATTTAGCCGGTGAGCTGAGCCCAACGGAAGTTGTAAACGAACATCTTAGAGTTATTAGAGAAAATCAGCCGATTTTGAATACCTTTATCAGCATTCTCGATGAGTATGCTTTGCAGAGGGCAAGGGAACTGGAAGGGTATTTACAAAAATACAGAAAAGAAGGCGTTCTCCCGAGACTCTTCGGTGTTCCAGTAGGAATTAAAGATAATATTAACGTAAAGGGCGTTGGGACTACCTGCGCTTCCAGAATCCTTTCAGGTTATATCTCTCTTTACAACGCAACGGTGGTTGATAGATTGCTGCGGGATGGTGCTATAGTTATGGGAAAACTCAATATGGATGAGTTTGCTATGGGCGCCCTTGGTACCTATTCCTTTTATGGGCCAACTAAAAATCCTGTAAATCCTGAATATCTTGCGGGTGGTTCATCCAGTGGTTCTGCTGCCAGTGTATCCGCAGGAGAAGTAGTAGTATCCCTCGGCTCCGATACGGGCGGCTCCATTAGGTTGCCTGCCTCCTTTTGCGGTGTTTTTGGTTTGAAACCCACTTATGGGACCGTTTCTCGGTATGGCCTTGTTGCCTTTGCTTCTTCCTTAGATCAAATTGGTCCCATTGCAAGGAATGTTGATGACCTTGCCAGGGCTTATGTCTCCATTTCGGGTTTTGATCCAAAGGATTCCACTTCCTTAAGTGTTGAAGCACCCTCTTTAGAATCCCTTCTTAGAGAAATAAACCCATCTGAGATAGTCCTTGGTTATCCAGACCTGGTTAAAAAGGCCCGAATGGACGAAGAAGTGAGGGATAACTTTTTTAAGTTGGTTGAAGTTCTCTCTAAGGTGGGTTTTAAAGTTGTGGAAGTCCCCTTACCCCACTTGAAATATTCCGTAGAGGTGTATCAAATTATCGCAACGTCGGAGGCTTCCTCTAACCTTGCAAGATTTGATGGAATACGGTATGGTTACAGAAAGAAGGCCGAAGACTTAGAAGACCTTTACAATTCAACAAGGAGCAGTGGCTTTGGTGCAGAGGTGAAAAGGAGGATTGCAATCGGAACCTTTGCTTTATCTCACGGATATTACGACGCCTATTATTTAAAGGCCTTAAAAGTGAGAAGGCTAATTAAGAATGACCTCGATGAGGCTTTTAAGAAGGTTAATTTAATAATCCTTCCGGTGTCTCCTTTCCCTGCACCGAAAGTAGATGAAATTAAGGATCCGGTGGAACTTTATTACCTTGATCTATTTAGCATCCATGCAAATTTAGCAGGTATTCCTTCAATGGCAATACCATGGGGTAGGACAAAAAATAACCTGCCCCTCGGTTTTCAGGTGGAGGGGCAGGTACTTTCAGAGCCTTTGCTCTTTAATTTCGCTTATTACTTTGAGAAGAACTTTATTTAG
- a CDS encoding aldehyde ferredoxin oxidoreductase family protein, protein MKGFAGKILRVNLTTKEIKTEPLKEEFARKFIGGVGFGAKILYDEVPAKANPLGPENKLIITPGSLVATGLPTMSKTALNFKSPLTGGYGRAMVGAYLGEELKKAGYDCLIIEGASEKPVYILIEDNKVEIKDASDLWGTLTSEAHKKLQEKHGKVRTGIIGPAGEKLSKISEVDFEERQAARAGVGAVMGSKKLKAIAVKGTGEIEYYDKNLLKELIIKWGKILKEHPATEADMKYGSGEFYEWVNRERGTFPSLNWRYGYMPVYDQLKEGERSHLDPYYWAPKYTVKNRPCPHCTKPCGRYIRITDGKYAGTEVEGVEYEVLYSLGGVLGIDDIGAVAKMNKLCDEYGLDAISAGVTLAWAMECYELGLLTKEDTDGLDLRFGNDEAAVKAIEMMGKKEGKLGELLFNGSKEAAEKLGKDSWKYAVHIKGLELPAYDIRGLKGVALAFAVSTRGGCHLTGGAYGIELTGKWWKMWNVDRTKGEWKGFEIKTLEDLMSLYDATGACKFSRHMFFIEAFPEMFKAVTGWDMSEEELWVAGERIYNVTKMFNVREGFSRKDDHLPWKVMNAPIPAGPSKGLYVSEEEFNSMLDEYYMARGWSKEGIPTKAKLSQLGLKDLAEEPFVAGI, encoded by the coding sequence ATGAAAGGGTTTGCGGGAAAAATTTTAAGGGTCAATCTCACCACTAAAGAAATAAAAACCGAACCCCTAAAAGAAGAATTTGCAAGAAAGTTCATCGGAGGAGTGGGGTTCGGTGCAAAAATACTCTACGACGAAGTTCCCGCAAAGGCAAATCCCCTTGGCCCAGAAAATAAGCTGATCATAACACCAGGAAGCCTTGTAGCCACAGGCCTTCCAACAATGTCAAAGACTGCACTCAACTTCAAATCGCCCCTCACCGGTGGCTATGGAAGGGCGATGGTTGGTGCCTACCTCGGTGAAGAACTTAAGAAAGCAGGATACGATTGCCTTATTATTGAAGGTGCGTCAGAAAAGCCTGTATACATTTTAATAGAAGATAATAAAGTGGAAATCAAAGATGCCAGCGATCTCTGGGGAACATTGACCAGTGAAGCTCATAAAAAGCTCCAGGAAAAACATGGTAAAGTAAGAACCGGAATTATTGGACCTGCTGGAGAAAAGCTTTCGAAAATTTCAGAAGTAGATTTTGAAGAGAGGCAAGCAGCAAGGGCCGGCGTCGGTGCTGTTATGGGTTCAAAGAAACTAAAGGCTATTGCCGTTAAAGGAACAGGAGAAATTGAATATTACGACAAAAACCTCCTAAAAGAACTCATAATTAAGTGGGGAAAGATTCTAAAAGAGCATCCCGCCACGGAAGCCGATATGAAGTATGGAAGCGGAGAGTTCTATGAGTGGGTAAACAGGGAAAGAGGAACCTTCCCCTCCCTCAACTGGAGATACGGTTATATGCCTGTTTACGATCAGCTCAAAGAGGGCGAAAGATCGCACCTCGACCCATATTACTGGGCTCCAAAATATACAGTGAAGAACAGGCCTTGCCCACATTGCACTAAGCCCTGTGGTAGATACATAAGGATAACCGATGGGAAATATGCCGGTACTGAGGTCGAAGGCGTTGAATATGAAGTTCTCTATTCCCTTGGTGGCGTCCTCGGAATCGACGATATCGGTGCAGTAGCAAAAATGAACAAGCTCTGCGATGAGTACGGCCTTGACGCCATTTCTGCTGGAGTAACCTTAGCATGGGCTATGGAATGTTATGAACTCGGCCTCCTCACAAAAGAGGATACTGACGGCCTTGATTTAAGATTCGGAAACGACGAAGCCGCCGTGAAGGCCATTGAAATGATGGGTAAGAAAGAGGGTAAACTTGGAGAACTCCTCTTTAACGGTTCAAAGGAGGCTGCAGAAAAGCTCGGTAAGGATTCCTGGAAATACGCGGTACATATCAAAGGGCTCGAATTACCTGCTTACGATATCAGAGGATTGAAGGGTGTTGCCCTTGCCTTTGCAGTCTCCACAAGAGGTGGCTGCCATCTCACCGGCGGAGCTTACGGAATCGAGCTTACTGGTAAATGGTGGAAGATGTGGAACGTCGACAGAACTAAGGGCGAATGGAAAGGCTTCGAAATAAAAACCTTAGAAGATTTAATGAGCCTTTACGACGCCACAGGCGCTTGCAAATTTTCAAGACACATGTTCTTTATCGAAGCCTTCCCGGAGATGTTCAAAGCCGTTACCGGTTGGGATATGAGCGAAGAAGAACTCTGGGTTGCCGGTGAAAGGATTTACAACGTAACAAAGATGTTCAATGTGAGGGAGGGATTTTCAAGAAAAGACGATCACTTACCATGGAAAGTCATGAACGCCCCCATACCTGCTGGACCTTCCAAGGGTCTTTATGTTTCTGAAGAAGAGTTTAATAGTATGCTTGACGAATACTATATGGCAAGAGGCTGGTCTAAAGAGGGAATTCCCACCAAAGCCAAACTGTCGCAGCTCGGTTTGAAAGACCTGGCTGAAGAGCCTTTTGTAGCAGGAATATAA
- the tsaB gene encoding tRNA (adenosine(37)-N6)-threonylcarbamoyltransferase complex dimerization subunit type 1 TsaB: MISIFIGNLSSYPSLLLSDNYRKEYYIKSFIKYSHQENIILLLDSLLKLKGLTSNDIDELIIFEGPGLFTSLRIGYALAKAFYLKKPEYRLYTIKSLDALAITKGPDKGCYIPCLPAQKGEVFYAVYENGKQVSEVKIDNLQNLKNNHCNRTIEYFPDFPDADVLYEAFIQLKDHLKPVNPVEAEPFYVRLPDAYTKIRKNLE, from the coding sequence ATGATTTCAATTTTTATAGGAAATCTTTCCAGTTACCCTTCCCTGTTGCTCAGCGATAATTACAGAAAGGAATACTACATAAAGTCCTTTATCAAATACTCACACCAGGAAAACATCATACTTCTTCTGGATTCCCTTCTCAAACTAAAAGGATTGACTTCCAACGACATTGACGAACTTATCATTTTTGAGGGCCCCGGCCTCTTTACCAGTCTTAGAATTGGATATGCTTTGGCAAAAGCCTTTTACCTGAAAAAACCCGAATATAGACTTTACACGATAAAATCCCTCGATGCCCTTGCCATTACAAAAGGGCCTGACAAAGGCTGTTATATCCCCTGTCTGCCTGCTCAAAAGGGTGAGGTCTTTTATGCCGTTTATGAAAACGGGAAGCAGGTTTCAGAAGTAAAAATCGATAACCTTCAAAACTTAAAGAATAATCATTGCAACCGTACAATTGAGTATTTCCCTGATTTTCCCGATGCCGATGTGCTTTACGAGGCCTTTATTCAATTAAAGGACCATTTAAAGCCAGTTAATCCCGTTGAAGCAGAGCCCTTCTACGTTAGATTACCGGATGCCTATACAAAAATAAGGAAAAACTTAGAATGA
- a CDS encoding DUF1614 domain-containing protein, with amino-acid sequence MIFIPFGIILFLLILLFSGIFFTLWILGLIPFAFTKLGISSQTAIFLYLATLLGSFINIPLAKQTSYTIRRTFWFVIPEVQETIVGINAGGAIIPLAISLYLLTKINPLQCLIPVLLTAFICKSFTRVVPGRGFVIPALIPPIVAILLAYLFYPENPAACAYVTGTLGTLIGTDLMNLHKIKQIKSTFVSIGGAGVFDGIFLTGILSALLV; translated from the coding sequence ATGATTTTCATACCCTTTGGCATCATCCTCTTTCTTCTAATCCTGCTATTTTCAGGCATTTTCTTTACCCTCTGGATACTGGGCTTAATCCCCTTCGCCTTCACAAAACTTGGCATAAGTTCTCAAACTGCCATATTTTTATACCTTGCCACCTTGCTGGGCAGCTTCATCAACATACCCCTCGCTAAACAGACCTCTTACACCATAAGAAGGACTTTCTGGTTTGTAATCCCTGAAGTTCAGGAAACGATAGTCGGAATTAACGCAGGTGGAGCTATAATTCCCCTTGCGATTTCCCTTTACCTTTTGACCAAAATTAATCCCCTTCAATGCTTGATTCCAGTTCTCCTTACGGCCTTCATATGCAAATCCTTCACCAGGGTAGTACCCGGAAGGGGGTTTGTGATACCTGCTCTAATTCCCCCAATCGTTGCGATCCTTTTGGCTTACCTCTTTTATCCCGAAAACCCTGCAGCCTGCGCCTACGTGACCGGAACCCTCGGGACTTTGATTGGTACAGACCTTATGAACTTACACAAAATAAAACAAATTAAAAGCACCTTTGTTAGTATAGGTGGAGCTGGAGTCTTTGATGGGATATTCTTGACGGGAATACTTTCCGCCCTTTTAGTGTAA
- a CDS encoding phospholipase D-like domain-containing protein — translation MNGKRYLKIIWILGVLAFATYSHSQELITNGSFEDWSNGVPTGWLKESGVNLSQATNPVYHGNYSIALQATGTTNAGVYQNVSVTPGVSYTFKVALFAVNGTGNKGVGFLISWFTSSNSFITSTDVKYANVLNSWVVDSIVADAPPNAAYALLRIRCYADNVLGGYADKASFYRTDSPPQGTPPSFTSIVRSPEYPEPNQPFNVVATVSDPDNDIVACSLYYSLNFGSFQGIVPDSSRNNSYYFGIPGQNSGFFVRYYLLAKDQYHTVFSDTFGFQVGGFSFSVYFENDNLVERLGEFIHGATYSLDCCYYEIFNSTIVDSLIAAKGRGVRIRIITDSTYYDEAGVQRLISNGIPVIHEGVGANSTDHIMHNKFIVRDFGDSDPSNDFVWTGSFNAGDYLHVDNVVTIRSTELADAYTKEFNQMWGSSSISPDTLASRTGTRKSDVLSKHLFISGSDTIWLYFSPQDNPIQYVCNFAAKARSSISYLIYSFTRYDLRDTLISLHNRGISVRGVHEDNAGINPVFADLQNAGIEVYWANISSPYNLLHAKVMIVDTAYVITGSMNWSNNGTSDNDENLLIIRNSSVARLYWDWFKAHFVEAGGYLGVKDSGTGEGVAIKTILFYDNVKFPVGNLVIFDASGKEVKKVGSEKYWDGKDSQGRLVKPGIYFVRDEKGNITGRLIKIK, via the coding sequence ATGAATGGTAAAAGGTATCTTAAAATAATCTGGATTTTGGGCGTTTTGGCTTTTGCCACCTATTCCCACTCACAGGAATTAATCACCAACGGAAGCTTTGAGGATTGGAGTAATGGGGTCCCTACAGGCTGGTTAAAGGAGAGTGGAGTAAACCTTTCGCAGGCTACTAACCCTGTATATCACGGAAACTATAGCATTGCGTTACAGGCAACAGGTACAACAAATGCGGGTGTCTATCAGAATGTTTCTGTTACTCCAGGGGTATCTTACACCTTTAAGGTAGCACTTTTTGCGGTAAATGGTACAGGGAATAAAGGTGTTGGTTTTTTAATAAGTTGGTTTACATCGAGCAATTCATTTATAACATCAACAGATGTAAAATATGCAAATGTTCTAAATTCATGGGTGGTTGATTCCATTGTTGCAGATGCTCCACCTAATGCTGCATATGCACTTTTAAGGATAAGGTGTTATGCCGATAATGTCCTTGGGGGATATGCGGACAAGGCCTCGTTCTACCGTACCGATTCTCCTCCTCAGGGAACTCCCCCTAGTTTTACCTCTATAGTGAGGAGTCCTGAATATCCTGAACCAAACCAGCCTTTTAATGTGGTGGCTACGGTATCAGACCCAGATAACGATATTGTAGCTTGTAGCCTTTATTATAGTTTAAATTTTGGCTCTTTCCAGGGTATAGTGCCAGATTCCAGTAGAAACAATTCCTATTATTTTGGTATACCCGGCCAAAACAGCGGATTTTTTGTTAGATATTACCTTTTAGCTAAGGACCAGTATCACACTGTCTTTTCCGATACCTTTGGATTTCAGGTTGGGGGTTTTTCCTTTTCTGTATATTTCGAAAATGATAATTTGGTCGAAAGGCTCGGAGAATTCATACACGGTGCTACATATTCACTGGATTGCTGCTACTACGAAATTTTTAACAGTACAATTGTTGATTCCTTGATTGCTGCTAAAGGGCGTGGGGTCAGGATCAGGATTATAACAGATAGCACATATTACGACGAGGCTGGGGTTCAAAGATTGATAAGTAATGGTATCCCTGTAATTCACGAAGGCGTGGGAGCCAACTCCACTGACCACATTATGCATAATAAATTCATCGTTAGAGATTTTGGCGATTCTGATCCATCAAACGATTTTGTGTGGACAGGCAGTTTTAACGCTGGGGATTATTTACACGTGGACAATGTAGTAACCATAAGAAGTACCGAGCTTGCTGATGCCTATACTAAAGAGTTTAATCAAATGTGGGGCAGTTCTTCAATAAGTCCCGATACCCTTGCATCTCGGACAGGGACGAGAAAGAGTGACGTGCTTAGTAAACACCTTTTCATCTCAGGTAGTGATACAATTTGGCTTTACTTTTCTCCGCAAGATAACCCGATTCAATACGTGTGCAATTTCGCCGCAAAAGCGAGGTCTTCTATTTCTTACCTTATCTATAGCTTTACAAGGTATGATTTGAGGGATACTCTGATTTCACTGCACAACCGTGGAATTTCTGTGCGGGGAGTTCATGAGGATAATGCGGGGATCAATCCCGTTTTTGCTGATCTACAAAATGCAGGGATTGAGGTCTATTGGGCTAATATCTCTTCGCCCTATAATCTTTTGCATGCAAAGGTGATGATTGTGGATACCGCTTATGTTATAACAGGTTCAATGAACTGGTCGAATAACGGTACGAGTGATAACGACGAGAACCTTTTAATAATAAGGAATTCCAGCGTCGCAAGGCTTTATTGGGACTGGTTCAAGGCACATTTTGTGGAAGCAGGTGGTTATCTTGGAGTAAAAGACAGTGGGACAGGCGAGGGTGTTGCAATTAAAACCATTCTGTTTTACGACAATGTGAAGTTCCCAGTTGGGAACCTTGTGATATTTGATGCCAGTGGAAAGGAAGTAAAGAAGGTAGGTTCTGAGAAGTATTGGGATGGAAAGGATTCTCAAGGAAGGCTTGTAAAGCCGGGTATTTACTTTGTTAGGGATGAAAAGGGGAACATTACGGGAAGGCTTATAAAGATAAAGTAA
- the purH gene encoding bifunctional phosphoribosylaminoimidazolecarboxamide formyltransferase/IMP cyclohydrolase → MQRFALISVYYKEGIEELASAFQDAGYQILSTGGTFEYLRGRGFNVVSVEELTGFPESPGGRVKTLHPVIFAGILARRNKEEDLRFLESHNIPLIDFVVVNLYPFRAKLDLELESLLEFIDIGGISLIRAAAKNYFWVTLVCEPGDYKWVAEKVKNGTLNIEDRKLLALRGFRKAIEYDSAIYYELSRRFEADENFLVGSFKKAFDLRYGENPHQKASVYFNTLFEDTFLKRAELLWGAELSYNNILDFYSAWQVVNEFKEPACAIIKHNVPCGVGIGNDLEDAFWKALKSDEESAYGGIVAFNGIVDEKLAQTVNDFFFEVLVARDYEEKALELLKKKKKRRVIKVKEGGFSSFEYRFIDRDLLVQERDTRELKREDLRVVAGEFDENWFEDVYFGDKVIKYVKSNAIILVKEGMTVGIGGGQTSRVEALRIALSRAGERARGSILVSDGFFPFTDSIELAYSHGIKLIVEPGGSVRDDEVIRRARELGINLVFTGIRRFRH, encoded by the coding sequence ATGCAAAGATTTGCCCTCATTAGTGTGTATTACAAGGAAGGTATCGAAGAACTGGCATCTGCCTTTCAGGATGCAGGTTATCAAATCCTCTCCACGGGTGGCACCTTTGAATATTTGAGAGGCAGAGGCTTTAACGTTGTAAGTGTCGAGGAATTAACGGGATTTCCTGAATCTCCAGGAGGAAGGGTAAAAACCCTTCATCCTGTAATTTTTGCAGGTATTCTCGCCCGCAGGAATAAGGAAGAGGATCTGCGCTTTCTTGAGTCCCACAACATTCCATTAATTGATTTCGTAGTGGTGAATCTTTATCCCTTTAGAGCGAAATTAGATCTCGAACTGGAGTCTCTTCTTGAATTTATCGATATTGGCGGAATTTCGCTGATTAGGGCTGCAGCAAAGAATTATTTCTGGGTAACTCTGGTGTGTGAACCTGGGGACTACAAGTGGGTTGCGGAAAAAGTCAAAAACGGTACATTGAACATTGAAGATAGAAAATTGCTCGCTTTGAGGGGGTTCAGAAAGGCTATTGAGTACGACAGTGCCATTTACTATGAACTTTCCAGGAGATTCGAGGCAGATGAAAACTTCCTTGTGGGGAGTTTTAAAAAGGCCTTTGACTTGAGATATGGGGAGAATCCCCATCAAAAGGCCTCCGTTTATTTTAATACCCTCTTTGAGGATACCTTTTTGAAGAGAGCAGAACTTTTGTGGGGCGCTGAGCTTTCTTACAACAACATTCTTGATTTTTATTCAGCCTGGCAGGTGGTCAACGAGTTTAAAGAACCAGCTTGTGCCATCATAAAGCACAATGTCCCCTGTGGTGTTGGAATAGGAAACGATCTGGAAGATGCCTTCTGGAAGGCTTTAAAGTCCGATGAGGAATCCGCCTATGGTGGCATTGTAGCCTTTAACGGCATCGTTGACGAAAAACTTGCCCAAACCGTTAACGATTTCTTTTTTGAAGTACTTGTGGCGCGAGATTACGAAGAAAAGGCCCTTGAGTTATTAAAAAAGAAGAAGAAGCGAAGGGTCATCAAAGTAAAAGAGGGGGGTTTCTCCTCTTTTGAGTATCGCTTTATTGATAGGGATCTACTCGTTCAAGAAAGAGATACAAGGGAACTTAAGAGAGAGGATTTGAGAGTGGTTGCGGGAGAATTCGATGAGAACTGGTTTGAAGATGTTTATTTTGGAGACAAAGTGATCAAATATGTGAAATCCAATGCTATTATCCTTGTCAAAGAGGGTATGACCGTGGGTATAGGAGGGGGGCAGACAAGTAGGGTAGAAGCCCTTCGAATTGCTTTAAGCAGAGCAGGTGAGAGGGCTCGAGGTTCCATTCTCGTTTCTGATGGATTCTTCCCCTTTACTGATAGTATTGAACTTGCATACAGTCATGGTATAAAGCTAATTGTTGAACCAGGCGGATCGGTAAGGGATGATGAGGTTATTAGAAGGGCAAGGGAGCTTGGCATCAACCTTGTGTTTACGGGTATAAGGAGATTCAGGCACTAA
- the purN gene encoding phosphoribosylglycinamide formyltransferase — protein MKRLVVLASGNGSNFEAIVKTIRKNSWPIECVAMITDNPEAKAIKRAQRLKVPYFILDYKSFEGKKAYNEALLRKLEELNPDLIALAGYMRILPPFIVERFRWKIVNIHPALLPAFPGLNAIERAYKAGCKVMGITIHYVDEGVDSGPIIEQACIKVREGESLESVERRIHRLEHRTYPYVIIKLLE, from the coding sequence ATGAAGAGGCTTGTTGTTCTCGCTTCAGGTAATGGTAGTAACTTTGAAGCCATAGTCAAAACAATAAGAAAAAATTCCTGGCCTATCGAATGTGTTGCGATGATCACTGACAATCCAGAGGCTAAGGCAATTAAACGGGCTCAGAGATTAAAGGTTCCCTATTTTATTCTGGATTACAAAAGTTTTGAAGGCAAAAAGGCTTATAATGAAGCGCTTCTTAGGAAGCTTGAGGAACTCAATCCTGACCTTATTGCCCTTGCTGGTTATATGAGAATCTTGCCCCCCTTTATCGTTGAACGTTTTAGATGGAAGATCGTAAATATTCATCCAGCTCTTTTGCCAGCCTTTCCAGGGCTTAACGCCATTGAGCGGGCTTATAAAGCAGGATGCAAAGTTATGGGAATAACCATCCATTATGTGGATGAAGGAGTGGATTCGGGTCCAATTATTGAACAGGCGTGTATTAAAGTAAGGGAAGGGGAAAGTCTTGAAAGTGTCGAGCGAAGGATTCATAGACTGGAGCATCGCACTTACCCTTATGTGATTATAAAACTTCTTGAGTAG
- a CDS encoding nicotinate phosphoribosyltransferase, protein MDLFHIASGDEIKKGLTTDIYFKRTVEILRHKKVKKSVLAEFTVGSLPDKYPWAVFAGLEYVVKLLEGLPITLYSIPEGTLFTPRDPEGVPIPVMAIEGEYSSFSEFETPALGLICQASGIATKSARIKKAAEDSVVLSFGVRRMHPALAPFIDRNAYIGGCDGVSSILGAEAIGKRPTGTMPHALMLIMGEEEAWKAYDEIMPQDIPRIALIDTFGDEKFASLEAASKIKDLLGVRLDTPASRRGNMERIVREVRWELDLRGYKNVRIYVSGGLDEDDIPPLKKAGAFGFGVGTSISNAPTIDFAMDIVEVEGVPLAKKGKFSGRKKVWRCKKCKALYVTPYEADTATCHSCGGEGELILQKYLENGKLVRPLPSVDEIRNYVLEQLKQVEFSL, encoded by the coding sequence GTGGACCTTTTCCACATTGCATCAGGTGACGAGATAAAGAAAGGATTAACTACAGACATTTATTTTAAGCGGACGGTAGAAATTTTACGGCATAAAAAGGTAAAGAAATCGGTGTTGGCGGAGTTTACCGTTGGTTCTTTACCAGATAAATACCCATGGGCAGTTTTCGCAGGGTTAGAATATGTGGTTAAGCTCCTGGAAGGCCTTCCGATCACTTTGTATTCAATACCTGAGGGCACCCTTTTTACCCCTCGTGATCCAGAGGGTGTTCCGATACCCGTGATGGCTATTGAGGGAGAATATTCGAGCTTTTCTGAGTTTGAAACGCCTGCCCTTGGCCTTATCTGTCAGGCATCGGGAATAGCTACAAAATCTGCAAGGATTAAGAAAGCTGCAGAGGACTCTGTAGTTTTGTCCTTTGGCGTCAGAAGAATGCATCCCGCACTTGCCCCCTTTATTGACAGGAATGCTTATATAGGCGGTTGTGACGGGGTGTCTTCCATACTGGGTGCCGAAGCCATCGGTAAAAGACCAACGGGCACTATGCCCCATGCTTTAATGCTCATTATGGGTGAAGAAGAGGCATGGAAGGCTTACGATGAAATTATGCCGCAGGATATTCCCAGAATTGCCCTGATCGACACCTTTGGTGATGAAAAGTTCGCCTCCTTAGAGGCTGCATCTAAAATAAAGGACCTTCTGGGTGTGAGGCTTGATACCCCTGCATCTCGCAGGGGGAACATGGAAAGAATTGTGAGGGAAGTTCGGTGGGAGCTGGATTTGAGGGGTTATAAAAACGTCAGAATTTATGTTTCCGGTGGCCTTGATGAGGATGACATACCGCCTTTGAAAAAGGCTGGTGCTTTTGGATTCGGTGTGGGAACGTCCATTTCCAATGCTCCTACCATTGACTTTGCTATGGATATCGTGGAAGTAGAAGGTGTTCCCCTTGCTAAGAAGGGGAAATTCAGTGGCAGAAAGAAGGTCTGGAGATGTAAAAAGTGCAAGGCTCTTTATGTTACTCCGTACGAGGCCGATACAGCCACCTGCCACTCCTGCGGAGGAGAAGGGGAACTTATATTGCAAAAGTATTTAGAGAACGGGAAGTTAGTGAGGCCCTTGCCTTCTGTTGATGAGATAAGGAATTACGTTTTGGAGCAACTTAAACAAGTTGAATTCTCGTTATGA